One Chitinophagales bacterium genomic window carries:
- a CDS encoding imidazolonepropionase, protein MHGIILPWVNKKRMLVFSGKMFCTWLWSVGVFFCSAFLFLSGSAQVPTPAPPQNKPVVIRGATIHTGNGDVIENGVLRFENGKITAVGQAGLVMPDDITIEIDAAGKHVYPGLIAVNTTLGLTEIDAVRATRDFMETGEFNPNVRTIIAYNTDSRIIPTVRSNGILLAQITPSGGLLSGMSSVVQLDAWNWEDAAYKTDIGIHVRWPSRLLTTGWWGEPGPLKANEKYGEDIRRLHDFFAQAKAYAENHSPSEKNLRFESMRGLFNQQKKLFVHVDRASEILEAIDFCKRYGVKMVIVGGRDTHLVAERLRAENIPVIVLAVFELPDRADDDTDEGYRLPFLLQNAGVEFCIGVYGSWEQRSLPFVAGAAAAYGLSKEDALATITSRAAKILGIDATTGTLQPGKDATLIIASGDILDIKSSNVEMAFIQGRQIDLDDPHKALYRKFRSRYE, encoded by the coding sequence ATGCATGGCATTATACTCCCCTGGGTAAACAAAAAAAGGATGTTGGTTTTCAGTGGTAAGATGTTCTGCACCTGGTTATGGTCAGTGGGTGTATTCTTTTGTTCTGCCTTTCTGTTTTTATCCGGTTCTGCACAGGTGCCCACACCCGCACCACCCCAAAATAAACCGGTTGTCATCCGCGGAGCTACCATCCATACAGGCAACGGTGATGTTATTGAAAATGGAGTGTTGCGTTTTGAAAACGGTAAAATAACGGCTGTAGGTCAGGCCGGGCTTGTGATGCCCGATGATATTACAATAGAAATTGATGCTGCGGGTAAGCATGTGTATCCGGGCCTGATTGCGGTTAACACCACTCTTGGACTGACGGAAATTGATGCCGTAAGAGCTACCCGTGACTTTATGGAAACCGGTGAGTTTAATCCGAACGTACGCACGATTATCGCTTACAACACCGACTCGCGAATCATTCCTACGGTACGCTCCAATGGTATTCTGCTGGCGCAGATTACTCCATCCGGAGGACTCCTCTCCGGCATGTCTTCGGTGGTGCAGCTTGATGCCTGGAACTGGGAAGATGCGGCCTACAAAACAGACATAGGCATACATGTGCGCTGGCCCTCCAGACTGCTTACTACAGGCTGGTGGGGTGAGCCTGGCCCGCTCAAAGCCAATGAAAAATATGGAGAAGATATAAGGCGGCTACATGATTTTTTTGCTCAGGCAAAAGCCTATGCAGAAAACCATTCCCCATCGGAAAAGAATCTTCGCTTTGAGTCCATGCGTGGCCTGTTTAATCAGCAGAAAAAACTTTTTGTGCATGTGGACCGTGCATCTGAAATACTAGAAGCGATAGACTTCTGTAAGCGTTACGGAGTGAAGATGGTTATAGTGGGCGGTCGTGACACGCATCTGGTAGCTGAACGTCTGAGAGCTGAAAATATACCGGTGATTGTGCTGGCAGTATTTGAGTTGCCTGATCGTGCCGATGATGATACGGATGAAGGGTATCGTCTGCCTTTCCTGCTTCAGAATGCCGGTGTGGAGTTCTGTATCGGAGTTTATGGGAGTTGGGAGCAGCGCTCTCTGCCTTTTGTTGCGGGTGCAGCTGCGGCATATGGGCTGAGTAAAGAAGATGCGCTGGCAACTATTACCAGCCGGGCAGCAAAAATTCTGGGCATAGACGCAACAACCGGCACACTGCAGCCCGGTAAAGACGCAACCCTCATTATCGCATCGGGGGATATTCTGGATATAAAAAGCAGTAATGTGGAAATGGCTTTTATCCAGGGAAGACAGATTGATTTGGATGATCCGCATAAAGCCCTGTACCGCAAATTCAGGTCTCGCTACGAATAA